A stretch of the Capsicum annuum cultivar UCD-10X-F1 chromosome 8, UCD10Xv1.1, whole genome shotgun sequence genome encodes the following:
- the LOC107852061 gene encoding branched-chain-amino-acid aminotransferase-like protein 1: MMGEEIEVIHSWSAPRSISTSLMYSFAQRDDMEVLDEPLYANFLRVTGVDRPYKEKLRSQMEIDGNEVVKEVIFGAGVKRYRFCKHIAKQRVPSLTDELMKRGKHFILIRNPLDILPSFDEIVPPSFLELGLAELVSIYSELSELGRPPPVIDAADLRENPEAALRGLCEDLDIPFQDSMLRWEAGPKSFDGIWAPWWYKSVHKSTGFAPAKRYPTPFPTSLYDLLEQSLPFYNMLKRHARRSSYYMSSTLPHPSLPVPANEKLLAWVGDEIVPREAAKVSVFDSVVQGGDAVWEGLRVYSGKVFKLEEHLDRLFDSAKALAFNKVPTREEVKEAIFKTLLRNGMFDNAHIRLTLTRGKKVTSGMSPAFNRYGCTLIVLAEWKPPVYDNEKGVMLVTATTRRNSPNNLDSKIHHNNLLNNILAKIEGNNAGADDAVMLDKDGYVSETNATNIFLVKKGRVVTPHADYCLPGITRATVMELVQKEGLALEERRISLSEFHIADEVYTL, from the exons ATGATGGGAGAAGAAATTGAGGTGATCCATTCTTGGTCTGCACCCAGGTCTATAAGCACCAGCCTAATGTACTCTTTTGCCCAG AGAGATGACATGGAAGTTCTTGATGAACCACTGTATGCAAATTTTCTGCGAGTCACTGGAGTGGACAGACCTTACAAGGAAAAACTTCGATCCCAAATG GAGATTGATGGAAATGAGGTGGTGAAGGAGGTCATCTTTGGTGCAGGTGTAAAGAGGTACCGCTTTTGTAAG CATATAGCCAAGCAACGTGTGCCAAGTTTGACAGATGAATTGATGAAAAGAGGAAAGCACTTCATACTGATAAGGAATCCCCTTGATATCTTG CCATCATTTGACGAGATTGTACCTCCATCCTTTTTGGAGCTGGGGTTGGCAGAGCTGGTGTCCATATACAGCGAGCTATCTGAATTAGGAAGGCCCCCACCAGTTATTGATGCTGCAGACCTTCGTGAAAATCCAGAG GCAGCCCTGCGTGGCCTCTGTGAAGACCTTGATATTCCATTTCAAGATTCAATGCTCAG GTGGGAAGCTGGACCAAAATCATTTGATGGCATCTGGGCGCCATGGTGGTATAAAAGTGTGCATAAATCAACAGGCTTTGCTCCAGCAAAAAGATACCCTACG CCATTTCCAACATCATTGTATGATCTGCTGGAGCAAAGTCTACCCTTTTACAACATGCTTAAGCGTCATGCAAGACGATCTTCTTATTACATGAGCTCAACTTTACCTCATCCTAGTCTTCCCGTTCCTGCTAATGAGAAGCTACTTGCATGGGTTGGTGATGAGATTGTGCCCCGTGAGGCTGCCAAG GTCTCAGTGTTTGATTCAGTTGTCCAAGGtggtgatgcagtttgggaaggGCTTCGAGTGTACAGTGGAAAGGTTTTCAAGCTTGAGGAGCATTTAGATAG GTTGTTCGACTCTGCTAAAGCACTAGCTTTCAACAAGGTACCAACTCGTGAAGAG GTCAAAGAAGCTATTTTCAAAACTCTTTTAAGGAATGGAATGTTTGATAACGCACATATTCGACTAACTTTGACACGTGGTAAAAAG GTAACCTCAGGAATGAGCCCAGCATTCAATCGTTATGGATGCACTTTAATTG TTCTGGCTGAATGGAAACCTCCAGTCTATGACAATGAAAAGGGCGTAATGTTAGTGACAGCAACCACTCGGCGTAATTCACCAAAT AATTTGGATTCAAAGATTCACCATAACAACCTTCTCAACAACATTCTTGCAAAG ATAGAAGGCAATAATGCTGGGGCTGATGACGCGGTCATGCTTGATAAAGACGGTTATGTATCAGAAACTAATGCTACAAATATA TTCTTAGTGAAGAAAGGGCGCGTGGTGACACCTCATGCTGATTATTGCCTTCCTGGCATAACTAGAGCAACA
- the LOC124886675 gene encoding receptor-like protein 53 translates to MNEVVASNSSKCFQDQKIMLLQLRNNLTYDSEMSTKLVQWNQRIDCCQWEGVTCNSEGQVIGLDLSAEAFSGSINPLANLKFPSIIRLDGNNLSAPIREFFADFSNLTVLSLSSCNLIGEVPQKIFQVPTLHTIDLPVNEMLGGSLPEFPSNGSLQTLVLTSTKFSGRLPESIGNLGKLARVELRACGFTGLIPAFMENLTQLVYLDFELNSFTASLFYLPSLSNLYLSNNKFSGQITGLQNVISPITSFELSSNKLEGPIPEFFFELHDLVGLSLSSNKFNGTVQLKKFTELNKLVNLDMSHDSLSVDTNVSESDLALLPQLNSFMLASCNLQNISFLKNQSKLSMLDLSKNQLTGEIPNWLVEISDGLLRFLNLSFNQFTHFQEPYTFGLLNFLDVHSNLLTGVIPLPPRAAAYIDLSNYKFATLILPDFGNYLATAQYLSIANNKVIGSIPSSICNSSYLEVLDLSNNSLNDRIPSCLAEKSSTLKVLNLGKNNLIGNIPEKFSYNCELESLDLSQNHLTGLLPRSLSKCTKLKVLNLGNNKIKDTFLCWLRSISDLRVLVLRFNGFNGNIDCSRVSSNWTALRIIDLASNNLGGFLPRSSFLELNEMMVDPSLAHSRSDILHFESQTVRSVYYQDSVTLSLKGQDVTLTKILLFFTSIDFSSNNFVGIIPETVGDLKSLYLLNTFGDLKQLGSLDLSFNKLGGNIPEKLASLTSLSFLNLLYNELVGMIPRGNQLLTFEESSFAGNKGLWIIFLPLLISRRWNQSYNKIIDRLILWIFQQQDQNLSSSKSSSVASSKKSAGKSRGSH, encoded by the exons ATGAATGAAGTAGTGGCATCTAATTCTAGTAAATGTTTTCAGGATCAGAAGATCATGTTGCTGCAGCTGAGAAATAATCTTACTTATGATTCCGAAATGTCCACCAAGCTAGTGCAGTGGAATCAGAGGATTGATTGCTGTCAATGGGAGGGTGTCACTTGCAACAGTGAAGGCCAAGTTATTGGTCTTGACCTTAGCGCTGAAGCATTCTCAGGTAGTATCAATCCGTTGGCAAATCTTAAGTTTCCGTCCATTATCCGTCTTGATGGGAACAATTTATCTGCACCAATTCGAGAGTTCTTTGCGGACTTCTCCAATCTAACTGTATTGAGTCTAAGTTCCTGCAACTTGATAGGAGAAGTACCTCAGAAGATATTCCAGGTACCAACTCTGCACACAATTGACTTACCGGTAAATGAGATGCTTGGGGGTTCTTTACCTGAATTTCCTTCAAATGGATCTCTGCAAACGCTGGTTCTTACTAGTACGAAATTTTCAGGACGTTTACCTGAGTCCATAGGGAACCTTGGGAAGCTGGCACGTGTTGAACTTAGAGCTTGTGGTTTTACAGGACTAATTCCTGCTTTTATGGAAAATCTAACTCAGCTTGTTTATCTGGATTTTGAACTGAATAGCTTCACGG CATCATTGTTTTACCTACCCTCTCTCTCAAATTTATATTTGTCTAACAACAAGTTTTCTGGCCAAATAACTGGATTACAAAATGTGATTTCTCCAATAACAAGTTTTGAGTTGAGTTCCAACAAATTGGAAGGGCCAATACCTGAGTTTTTCTTTGAGCTACACGATCTTGTAGGTCTTTCACTTTCATCCAACAAGTTCAACGGTACCGTGCAGTTGAAGAAGTTCACAGAGCTCAATAAGCTCGTAAATCTTGATATGTCCCACGACAGTTTATCAGTTGACACAAATGTGAGTGAATCCGACCTTGCCTTGCTACCCCAGCTGAATAGTTTCATGTTAGCGTCATGCAATCTGCAGAATATTTCCTTCCTCAAGAACCAATCGAAGTTGTCGATGTTAGATCTCTCAAAAAACCAACTTACTGGTGAAATACCAAACTGGTTGGTGGAAATCAGTGATGGACTTCTCCGTTTTCTGAATCTTTCTTTCAACCAATTCACGCATTTTCAAGAACCTTATACATTTGGCTTGCTGAATTTCCTTGATGTGCATTCAAATCTGCTCACTGGAGTTATTCCCTTACCACCACGTGCAGCTGCTTATATTGATTTGTCCAACTATAAATTTGCTACTTTGATACTGCCTGACTTTGGCAATTATCTAGCAACTGCTCAGTACCTCTCAATTGCAAACAACAAAGTTATTGGTAGTATCCCTTCTTCGATATGCAATTCCAGCTATCTTGAAGTACTTGACTTGTCTAACAACAGTTTGAATGACAGAATACCATCATGTTTGGCAGAAAAGAGCAGCACACTGAAAGTACTGAACCTGGGAAAGAACAATCTCATAGGAAATATACCTGAAAAATTTTCTTACAATTGTGAGTTAGAGAGCCTTGACCTCAGTCAGAATCACTTGACAGGTCTGCTTCCTCGTTCTTTGTCCAAATGCACAAAGCTAAAGGTATTAAATCTTGGAAACAACAAAATCAAGGATACTTTCCTGTGCTGGTTGAGGAGCATATCTGATCTTCGTGTACTTGTATTACGCTTCAATGGTTTCAATGGGAACATTGATTGCTCACGAGTGAGTTCCAACTGGACCGCTCTTCGAATCATTGACCTAGCTTCCAACAATTTAGGGGGTTTTCTCCCACGAAGTTCATTCTTGGAGCTAAACGAAATGATGGTTGACCCATCTTTAGCACATTCACGCTCTGATATCTTGCATTTTGAGTCTCAAACTGTTAGGTCAGTATACTATCAGGACAGCGTCACTCTTTCCCTTAAAGGACAAGATGTTACACTGACAAAGATCCTGCTTTTCTTCACCTCCATTGATTTTTCAAGCAACAATTTTGTGGGGATCATACCAGAGACAGTTGGAGATCTCAAATCACTTTATCTTCTCAATACATTTGGTGATTTGAAGCAATTAGGATCACTGGACCTCTCGTTCAACAAGTTAGGTGGCAATATCCCAGAAAAGCTTGCTAGCCTCACGTCTCTTTCCTTCTTAAACTTATTGTATAATGAATTGGTCGGAATGATTCCACGAGGCAACCAACTTCTAACATTTGAAGAAAGTTCTTTCGCAGGAAACAAGGGGCTAT GGATCATCTTTCTACCACTTTTGATTTCAAGAAGATGGAACCAGTCATACAACAAAATAATTGACAGattaattttatggatatttcaGCAGCAAGATCAAAATCTGAGTAGTAGTAAGAGCAGTAGTGTAGCATCCTCGAAAAAGTCAGCAGGAAAATCAAGAGGCAGTCATTAA